The Aythya fuligula isolate bAytFul2 chromosome 2, bAytFul2.pri, whole genome shotgun sequence genome contains a region encoding:
- the XKR9 gene encoding XK-related protein 9 → MKYTKENFIFLLCGIIIYIVDIGVDFWVASKYFYKGQYTWAILIISFRCLSSLITQIFSYQWFKNDCEGTDPEKLKWIFLVHFFHCGIFIRYWFALKYGCQAAFKQNSNGDVSETDHPNFIQKQAIDVLTDINMLRIFKTFLETTPQLFVQIYVLMEHRNHNFYQYAAIIMSFCGISFSTVDYQISLRKSLPDKDRFRVLSKLVYLFYKLLTITSWILSISLVTLLSARSSVILLILLWSCGFAWTLKQHTTFCKSKKMEFLYRTIIGIVLLFTFFNIKGRKTKVPVSIYYVTHTLVTVGILLVYWFWKPLVVKEIHFTIVGILTILCLVLGIVFLVVYYRLFHPTCYCKQRTCFDEVDRGAGDNVEIGRFQNFIMQ, encoded by the exons ATGAAGTATACCaaggagaattttatttttttactttgtggaattataatttatatagtTGATATAGGAGTGGATTTCTGGGTAGCcagtaaatatttctataaGGGACAATATACTTGGGCTATATTAATAATCAGTTTTAGATGTCTTTCATCACTAATAACTCAAATATTCAGTTATCAGTGGTTTAAAAATGACTGTGAAGGTACTGATCCTGAGAAGCTCAAATGGATTTTTCTGGttcatttctttcactgtgGAATTTTTATAAG GTATTGGTTTGCTTTGAAGTATGGCTGCCAAGctgcatttaaacaaaacagcaatgGAGATGTATCAGAAACAGACCATCCCAACTTCATTCAAAAACAAGCCATTGATGTACTGACCGATATTAACATGCTCAGGATATTCAAGACTTTTCTGGAGACCACACCACAGCTTTTTGTCCAGATTTATGTACTCATGGAACACAGAAACCATAATTTCTATCAAT ATGCTGCCATTATTATGTCTTTCTGTGGTATTTCCTTTTCAACGGTTGATTATCAGATATCATTACGAAAATCTCTGCCTGATAAAGACAGATTTCGTGTACTTTCCAAGTTGGTGTATCTCTTCTATAAACTGCTTACCATCACTTCTTGGATACTCAGTATTTCACTGGTCACTCTACTAAGTGCTAGAAGTTCTGTAATTCTGCTGATACTTCTTTGGAGCTGTGGTTTTGCCTGGACTTTGAAACAACACACAACATTTTGCAAGTCTAAGAAGATGGAATTTCTGTACAGAACTATCATTGGAATCGTCctgctttttaccttttttaacataaaggggagaaaaacaaaagttccTGTTTCTATTTATTATGTTACTCACACCCTTGTAACTGTAGGCATTCTGCTTGTATATTGGTTTTGGAAACCCTTGGTTGTcaaggaaatacattttacaaTTGTGGGCATCTTAACTATTCTCTGTCTGGTGTTAGgtattgtttttcttgttgtttattACAGGCTTTTTCATCCTACTTGTTATTGCAAACAACGGACATGTTTCGATGAAGTTGATAGAGGGGCAGGAGACAATGTGGAAATTGGTagatttcagaatttcataATGCAATGA